The Bombus pascuorum chromosome 11, iyBomPasc1.1, whole genome shotgun sequence genome has a window encoding:
- the LOC132911854 gene encoding peroxiredoxin-like, with translation MLRLLASLHSQTCKAIFVTASNLMFKARQPTLVQYARSFCVSSNLFSCQLQIQKPAPEFSGTAVVDGDFKEISLSDYRGKYVVLFFYPLDFTFVCPTELIAFSEKISQFKALNTQVIGVSTDSHFSHLAWTNTPRKQGGLGGNLGYPLLSDFNKEISAKYNVLLPDSGVALRGLFIIDKEGILRQLSVNDLPVGRSVDETLRLIKAFQFVEKHGEVCPANWQPDSKTIKPNPKDSKQYFESVN, from the exons atgctTCGATTGTTAGCATCTTTACATTCCCAAACATGTAAAGCG aTATTTGTTACTGCATCAAATTTGATGTTTAAAGCTCGACAGCCGACGTTAGTGCAATACGCTCGAAGTTTTTGCGTTAGTAGCAATCTTTTTTCCTGTCAGCTTCAGATTCAGAAACCTGCACCTGAGTTTTCTGGAACTGCCGTGGTTGATGGTGATTTCAAGGAAATCAGCCTGAGTGATTACAGGGGAAAATAtgttgttcttttcttttatcctttAGACTT cACATTTGTATGTCCCACTGAGTTGATAGCGTTCAGTGAGAAAATTTCACAGTTTAAAGCTCTGAATACGCAAGTGATTGGAGTTTCTACAGACTCGCATTTTAGTCATTTAGCATGGACTAATACGCCAAGAAAACAGGGAGGCCTGGGTGGCAATTTGGGTTATCCTCTTCTAAGTGATTTTAACAAGGAAATATCGGCTAAATATAATGTCCTTCTCCCAGATTCTGGAGTTGCTTTAAGAGGCCTTTTCATCATAGATAAAGAAGGAATATTGAGGCAGCTTAGCGTAAACGATTTACCAGTAGGCAGAAGCGTAGATGAAACATTGAGGCTCATCAAGGCATTTCAGTTTGTTGAAAAACACGGAGAAGTCTGTCCTGCCAACTGGCAGCCGGATTCCAAAACTATTAAACCAAACCCAAAAGATAGTAAACAATACTTTGAATCAGTTAATTGA
- the LOC132911842 gene encoding negative elongation factor A-like isoform X2, translating into MSRSGVLNWKKSLKWHHWTANYEHRPIFGELVNDLRKLLKKQNDPAMLPLECHYLNKTALTSVVGQQPTPVKHFTLKRKPKSAALRAELLQKSTDAASNLKKSTAPTVPVRSRGMPRKMTDTTPLKGIPSRVPPSGFRSPSLTSSSMSNRTPLSNRMRKDGGIKLLDINEQPLGYAQAKKRKRMMELEEQQKKVAEAQAVAAAAASTATATTETSTTPEYAQGLTSINPPATPITPVASIQSYTTSTPPSGAPAVTTPQTPTTPSTPSTPSTVVPVAAPTVITPVESTPVGVQTVRPAQTVTQIRIQTTAQPANAAANTRKGLSLTREQMLEAQEMFRTANKVTRPEKALILGFMAGSRDNPCPKLGNIVTVMLSENIEEVTQPDGTSVPMLVETHFQMNYTNGEWKRIKKNRRIVTEESTSAITPASNATATASN; encoded by the exons ATGTCGAGGAG TGGCGTGTTGAATTGGAAGAAATCATTGAAGTGGCATCATTGGACAGCGAATT ATGAACATAGGCCTATTTTTGGAGAATTAGTTAATGATCTTCGGAAACTtttgaaaaaacaaaatgatCCAGCAATGCTTCCATTGGAATGTCATTATCTTAATAAGACTGCTCTTACTTCTGTGGTTGGTCAACAGCCTACCCCAGTCAAGCATTTTACtctaaaaagaaaaccaaAAAGTGCTGCATTAAGAGCAGAGTTGCTTCAAAAGAGTACAGATGCTGcgagtaatttgaaaaaaagtaCTGCTCCTACAGTGCCTGTGAGGAGCAGAGGAATGCCTAGAAAAATGACTGACACAA CACCTCTGAAAGGTATTCCTAGTAGAGTTCCTCCAAGTGGTTTTCGCTCTCCCTCACTTACGAGCTCTTCAATGTCTAATAGGACACCTCTTAGTAATAGGATGCGCAAAGATGGTGGCATTAAGTTATTAGATATTAACGAACAGCCACTTGGCTATGCTCAAGcaaaaaaacgaaagagaatGATGGAATTAGAAGAACAGCAGAAGAAAGTTGCAGAAGCTCAAGCAGTGGCAGCTGCCGCAGCATCAACAGCTACTGCTACAACAGAAACATCGACGACGCCAGAGTATGCTCAGGGTTTAACTTCGATTAATCCACCTGCTACTCCAATCACTCCTGTAGCATCTATACAATCTTATACGACATCTACTCCTCCAAGTGGAGCACCGGCAGTAACCACGCCGCAAACTC CTACAACACCAAGTACACCTTCAACTCCAAGTACAGTTGTACCTGTTGCGGCACCGACAGTTATTACACCAGTGGAAAGTACACCTGTCGGAGTACAAACGGTTAGACCAGCTCAGACAGTTACACAAATTCGTATACAAACTACTGCACAACCTGCCAATGCAGCAGCAAACACAAGAAAAGGCTTGTCTCTCACG CGAGAACAAATGTTGGAGGCGCAAGAAATGTTTAGAACAGCTAACAAAGTAACCCGACCAGAAAAAGCTCTTATTCTAGGTTTTATGGCTGGCTCAAGGG ATAATCCTTGTCCGAAATTGGGTAATATAGTCACAGTAATGCTCTCggaaaatatagaagaagTGACGCAACCGGATGGTACAAGTGTACCTATGTTAGTCGAGACacattttcaaatgaattACACGAATGGTGAATggaaaaggataaaaaaaaatcgacgaaTCGTTACAGAAGAATCAACGTCCGCTATAACCCCTGCTTCCAATGCAACCGCAACGGCTTccaattaa
- the LOC132911842 gene encoding negative elongation factor A-like isoform X1: MYETNDSNMANVRDSDTSLWLHNKLGTSNDSWTGSSICSQLNAEVLRNIKDCFPDLQTQVKLKLLLSFFHIPRRNVEEWRVELEEIIEVASLDSELWVSMLSEAMKTFPSTGSLNTDITDLDEHRPIFGELVNDLRKLLKKQNDPAMLPLECHYLNKTALTSVVGQQPTPVKHFTLKRKPKSAALRAELLQKSTDAASNLKKSTAPTVPVRSRGMPRKMTDTTPLKGIPSRVPPSGFRSPSLTSSSMSNRTPLSNRMRKDGGIKLLDINEQPLGYAQAKKRKRMMELEEQQKKVAEAQAVAAAAASTATATTETSTTPEYAQGLTSINPPATPITPVASIQSYTTSTPPSGAPAVTTPQTPTTPSTPSTPSTVVPVAAPTVITPVESTPVGVQTVRPAQTVTQIRIQTTAQPANAAANTRKGLSLTREQMLEAQEMFRTANKVTRPEKALILGFMAGSRDNPCPKLGNIVTVMLSENIEEVTQPDGTSVPMLVETHFQMNYTNGEWKRIKKNRRIVTEESTSAITPASNATATASN; encoded by the exons ATGTACGAAACAAACGACTCCAATATGGCGAATGTGAGGGACAGTGATACGTCGTTGTGGCTTCATAACAAGCTTGGAACGTCAAATGATAGCTGGACTGGAAGTTCAATTTGTTCACAACTCAACGCAGAAGTACTGCGGAACATTAAAGACTGTTTTCCAGATCTTCAAACGCAAGTTAAGCTTAAAttacttctttcatttttccacATTCCAAGACGGAATGTCGAGGAG TGGCGTGTTGAATTGGAAGAAATCATTGAAGTGGCATCATTGGACAGCGAATTGTGGGTATCAATGTTATCCGAAGCGATGAAGACATTTCCATCAACAGGTTCTTTGAACACAGATATTACTGATTTAGATGAACATAGGCCTATTTTTGGAGAATTAGTTAATGATCTTCGGAAACTtttgaaaaaacaaaatgatCCAGCAATGCTTCCATTGGAATGTCATTATCTTAATAAGACTGCTCTTACTTCTGTGGTTGGTCAACAGCCTACCCCAGTCAAGCATTTTACtctaaaaagaaaaccaaAAAGTGCTGCATTAAGAGCAGAGTTGCTTCAAAAGAGTACAGATGCTGcgagtaatttgaaaaaaagtaCTGCTCCTACAGTGCCTGTGAGGAGCAGAGGAATGCCTAGAAAAATGACTGACACAA CACCTCTGAAAGGTATTCCTAGTAGAGTTCCTCCAAGTGGTTTTCGCTCTCCCTCACTTACGAGCTCTTCAATGTCTAATAGGACACCTCTTAGTAATAGGATGCGCAAAGATGGTGGCATTAAGTTATTAGATATTAACGAACAGCCACTTGGCTATGCTCAAGcaaaaaaacgaaagagaatGATGGAATTAGAAGAACAGCAGAAGAAAGTTGCAGAAGCTCAAGCAGTGGCAGCTGCCGCAGCATCAACAGCTACTGCTACAACAGAAACATCGACGACGCCAGAGTATGCTCAGGGTTTAACTTCGATTAATCCACCTGCTACTCCAATCACTCCTGTAGCATCTATACAATCTTATACGACATCTACTCCTCCAAGTGGAGCACCGGCAGTAACCACGCCGCAAACTC CTACAACACCAAGTACACCTTCAACTCCAAGTACAGTTGTACCTGTTGCGGCACCGACAGTTATTACACCAGTGGAAAGTACACCTGTCGGAGTACAAACGGTTAGACCAGCTCAGACAGTTACACAAATTCGTATACAAACTACTGCACAACCTGCCAATGCAGCAGCAAACACAAGAAAAGGCTTGTCTCTCACG CGAGAACAAATGTTGGAGGCGCAAGAAATGTTTAGAACAGCTAACAAAGTAACCCGACCAGAAAAAGCTCTTATTCTAGGTTTTATGGCTGGCTCAAGGG ATAATCCTTGTCCGAAATTGGGTAATATAGTCACAGTAATGCTCTCggaaaatatagaagaagTGACGCAACCGGATGGTACAAGTGTACCTATGTTAGTCGAGACacattttcaaatgaattACACGAATGGTGAATggaaaaggataaaaaaaaatcgacgaaTCGTTACAGAAGAATCAACGTCCGCTATAACCCCTGCTTCCAATGCAACCGCAACGGCTTccaattaa
- the LOC132911857 gene encoding small ribosomal subunit protein uS12 yields the protein MGKPRGLRTARKHVNHRRDQRWNDKDYKKAHLGTRWKANPFGGASHAKGIVLEKVGVEAKQPNSAIRKCVRVQLIKNGKKITAFVPRDGCLNNIEENDEVLVAGFGRKGHAVGDIPGVRFKVVKVANVSLLALYKEKKERPRS from the exons ATGG GTAAACCTCGTGGCCTTCGTACTGCGCGTAAGCATGTAAACCACAGACGCGATCAGCGATGGAATGATAAAGATTACAAAAAAGCTCACTTGGGAACGCGGTGGAAAGCCAATCCATTCGGTGGTGCTTCTCATGCTAAGGGTATTGTTTTAGAAAaagt TGGTGTAGAAGCCAAACAACCAAACTCTGCTATTCGTAAATGCGTACGAGTGCAACTTATCAAAAATGGCAAGAAAATTACTGCTTTTGTACCTAGGGATGGTTGTTTAAACAATATTGAGGAGAATGACGAAGTTTTGGTAGCAGGTTTTGGTCGTAAAGGTCATGCCGTGGGTGATATTCCAGGAGTTCGATTCAAAGTAGTGAAAGTTGCTAATGTTTCATTACTTGCactttataaagaaaagaaagaacgacCTAGATCATAA
- the LOC132911847 gene encoding tumor protein 63: MTTANGFSDSQESDILGEEEYKALVKDIGFSGSWMQSITEEMEEKYDLPQQYLESNKQMKDEEEEQDEEYFQELDPAIPIKEEFPGRYNFQVSLGNLDSSKNWVYSQVLKKVFINMEETLPLRFKWEPPEDGLLLRTAMVFSLDQYASDPVRRCHNHMAPNNPSNRDVAPRVIKHVVRSTHHLTMYEERSEHLSIVVPLNRPQPGSQYVPVCFKFLCKNSCPSGMNRRPTELIFTLENCNRRILGRQRLPVRVCSCPKRDKKKEEAEVTDVQPDIKKRKLCIPVGKKMMPSCDTHVFNVQLNIVGKENYLAVLKYAYDIMAGQAIKTGQLDFFKPYMDDILRKTP; this comes from the exons ATGACTACTGCAAATGGGTTTTCAGACTCACAAGAGTCTGATATATTAGGCGAAGAAGAATATAAGGCACTAGTAAAGGATAT TGGATTTAGTGGATCTTGGATGCAAAGTATAACAGAAGAAATGGAGGAAAAGTACGATTTGCCACAACAATATTTGGAATCTAACAAGCAAAtgaaagatgaagaagaagaacaagaTGAAGAGTATTTTCAAGAACTTGATCCTGCCATTCCAATAAAAGAAGAGTTTCCTGGTCGTTATAATTTTCAGGTTTCACTGGGTAATCTGGATTCCAGTAAAAATTGGGTA tattcacaagtattaaaaaaagtatttattaacatGGAAGAAACACTGCCATTACGTTTTAAGTGGGAACCACCTGAAGATGGTCTTCTGTTACGTACCGCCATGGTTTTTAGTTTAGATCAGTACGCTAGTGATCCAGTTAGAAGATGTCATAATCACATGGCACCAAATAATCCAAGTAATAGAGATGTAGCACCCAGAGTGATCAAACATGTTGTTCGTTCTACACACCATCTTACCATGTATGAAGAAAGAAGTGAACATCTGTCTATAGTGGTACCCCTTAATAGACCACAACCTGGTTCTCAATATGTTCCAGTGtgcttcaaatttttatgtaaaaacagTTGTCCATCTGGAATGAATCGCAGACCAACAGAACTAATTTTTACTttggaaaattgtaatagaagAATTTTGGGTCGACAAAGACTTCCTGTTAGAGTTTGTAGTTGTCCCAAAAGagataagaagaaagaagaagctgAAGTAACAGATGTACAAcctgatataaaaaaaagaaaactttgtATACCAGTTGGAAAAAAAATGATGCCTTCCTGTGATACACATGTCTTCAATgttcaattaaatattgttGGGAAAGAAAACTATTTGGCTGTATTAAAGTATGCATATGACATCATGGCAGGTCAAGCAATAAAAACTGGTCAGCTTGATTTTTTTAAACCGTACATGGATGATATATTGCGTAAAACTCCCTAA
- the LOC132911844 gene encoding uncharacterized protein LOC132911844 encodes MSVASISEHLTEVAGDKIYMTENSTSIDTAFTGEICIILENIKETKAIGKSCGFHLTRSKWDPYPWISHIETGSIADHAGLRAGDCLISIDGKDIIGLKVKQIAALIHNYEGCDLKLFIWRYINEGENETGIAVKGPLPEVACKLANAVAGVTRALECPVCLESSLPPVSQCVHGHIICVGCRSKTHRCPICRVKLGQGRCLLADKLHKLFQDIFDIKGNVNNNAECHTGNLQDRLFGKNKRKELKQTAEKHDFTNAKTRLLLLSKVFRGGLEKAASADNLTIVSNEKPNANTAAVNLNPDEHASLYDRTKSASTGELSKETMKDVDNHLQTDATVTLISSSNSLMSNVSPTPIWGGSIDSITCTQIMCPLSRQSGCKSIITPDTVLEHLSGIHELPQVHFYSICAKLPVPLPFGSKAVYILHCGEDLFFFQREDEIVWISSTRGGKIPWEWTLYGKGQNGTEIKMRRSVASLMNPMMLTSQHIAPLPNALLLYTLDIQLIECHSNEQLEI; translated from the exons ATGTCTGTCGCATCAATTTCGGAACATTTAACTGAAGTTGCAGGTGATAAGATTTATATGACGGAAAACAGTACGTCAATCGATACAGCCTTTACGGgggaaatttgtataatattggaaaatataaaagaaacgaaagcaattGGTAAATCTTGCGGATTTCATTTAACAAGATCAAAGTGGGATCCTTATCCGTGGATAAGCCATATCGAAACCGGGAGTATTGCCGATCATGCTGGACTTAG AGCTGGAGATTGTTTAATTAGTATCGATGGAAAGGACATAATAGgattaaaagtaaaacaaaTAGCGGCTTTAATCCATAATTATGAGGGAtgtgatttaaaattatttatttggagATACATTAACGAAGGAGAAAATGAAACAGGAATAGCTGTGAAAGGACCACTGCCTGAAGTGGCCTGTAAACTTGCAAATGCAGTAGCTGGAGTG aCACGAGCTCTGGAATGCCCAGTTTGTCTGGAAAGCTCACTGCCTCCAGTTTCTCAATGTGTTCATGGTCATATCATTTGTGTTGGATGTAGATCGAAGACACACCGTTGCCCGATTTGTAGAGTTAAACTGGGTCAAGGAAGGTGTTTGCTGGCGGATAAACTTCACAAGTTATTTCAGGACATTTTTGACATAAAAGGCAATGTAAATAACAATGCAGAATGTCATACGGGAAATCTTCAAGATCGGCTTTTTGGTAAAAACAAGAGgaaagaattaaaacaaaCAGCAGAGAAACATGATTTTACAAATGCGAAAACAcgtctattattattaagcaAAGTATTTCGCGGTGGATTGGAGAAAGCTGCTTCAGCGGATAATTTAACAATAGTTTCCAATGAAAAGCCAAATGCAAATACTGCAGCTGTAAATTTAAATCCTGATGAACATGCAAGTTTGTATGATCGAACAAAATCTGCAAGTACTGGAGAATTGTCAAAAGAGACTATGAAAGATGTTGACAATCATTTGCAAACTGATGCAACTGTTACCTTAATATCAAGTAGTAATAGTTTAATGTCAAATGTATCTCCCACACCAATTTGGGGAGGCTCTATAGATTCTATAACCTGTACCCAAATAATGTGTCCTCTTTCAAGGCAAAGTGGATGTAAAAGTATTATTACACCTGATACAGTATTGGAACATTTGAGTGGAATTCATGAACTACCACaagttcatttttattctatttgcgCTAAACTTCCAGTACCTCTTCCATTTGGTTCAAAAGCTGTTTACATATTACACTGTGGTGAagatctctttttctttcag CGTGAAGATGAAATTGTTTGGATCAGTAGTACCAGAGGGGGGAAAATACCATGGGAATGGACTCTATATGGTAAAGGGCAGAATGGTACTGAGATAAAAATGCGTAGAAGTGTTGCAAGTCTTATGAATCCTATGATGTTAACATCCCAACACATTGCCCCCTTACCAAATGCTTTGTTATTGTACACATTGGACATTCAACTAATAGAATGTCATTCAAATGAACAGTTAGAgatatag
- the LOC132911845 gene encoding uncharacterized protein LOC132911845 codes for MAAIPFKEAYTIEHEYENDSSSEVNFETNDGETPNTPDLSDIEEAILNTDLFAFDPSKCSFCKDKSIVNILNVGESGTLEFQTEIKNGVYGITLWPESTDDDYEKLLDEMDIVIPETHEWSNRRPKIGDLVFGKRYDGDWIRGYIISVLPHLKLAMIDEAKVVHVSNIASCNKPISDMYAFSGVCELSDTTHKFVEGDGAQFKVTGRTVNGEPNEFDIKIINKDYEIKATVKPWVPMVEQMGVACGEVPDECEVIVTGYRNHLFMYIRPADAMGTARYNFIMDTVAQIAERSPILEDPNVAQSAIALAPDGKYYRGYITKVDEYRVQIMYHDLGRREFVDRKTLRVYPEFLKKLGYSITKVYLRDVPKDIPPFMPIVRILDDLVENEVRLIH; via the exons ATGGCAGCGATTCCTTTCAAAGAAGCTTACACTATTGAACATGAATATGAGAATGATAGTTCATCAGAAGTAAATTTTGAGACAAATGATGGTGAAACTCCAAATACACCAGATCTCTCAGATATTGAGGAAGCTATACTTAATACAGATTTATTCGCTTTCGATCCATCGAAATGTTCTTTCTGCAAAGATAAAAGTATAGTTAATATTCTAAATGTTGGAGAATCGGGTACCCTCGAATTTCaaacagaaataaagaatGGTGTATATGGTATTACATTATGGCCTGAGAGTACAGACGATGATTATGAGAAGTTATTAGACGAAATGGATATAGTGATCCCCGAAACTCATGAATGGTCAAATCGTAG acCAAAAATAGGAGATTTAGTATTTGGTAAAAGGTATGACGGAGATTGGATTAGGggatatattatatctgtgCTGCCACACTTAAAACTGGCTATGATCGACGAAGCTAAAGTAGTGCACGTTTCTAACATTGCTTCATGCAATAAACCTATTTCAGATATGTATGCATTTTCTGGAGTATGTGAATTATCTGATACTACACATAAATTTGTG GAAGGTGATGGGGCGCAATTTAAAGTGACAGGTCGAACAGTTAATGGGGAACCAAatgaatttgatataaaaattattaataaagattatgAGATAAAAGCTACTGTAAAGCCTTGGGTTCCAATGGTGGAACAAATGGGAGTAGCATGTGGTGAAGTACCTGATGAATGTGAG GTAATCGTTACTGGTTATcgaaatcatttatttatgtacattCGTCCTGCAGATGCTATGGGTACGGCAcgctataattttattatggatACTGTTGCACAAATCGCTGAGAGAT cGCCAATTTTAGAAGACCCAAATGTTGCGCAGTCGGCAATAGCACTGGCTCCTGACGGCAAGTATTATCGTGGATATATTACCAAGGTAGACGAATATAGAGTGCAAATTATGTACCATGATCTTGGTCGTAGGGAATTTGTAGATAGGAAGACACTTAGGGTTTATCCTGAATTTTTGAAGAAG cttGGATATTCTATTACGAAAGTCTATCTACGAGATGTTCCTAAAGATATCCCTCCGTTCATGCCAATAGTTAGAATTCTGGACGACCTAGTAGAAAATGAAGTTCGTTTG aTACATTAA
- the LOC132911856 gene encoding oxysterol-binding protein-related protein 11 codes for MMNVQIRHPYEGLLHKYTNAMKGWQYRWFILRPETGELHYFLSESERNQRPRCSIYLAGAVIAPSDEDSNTFTVNSATGDMIKLRATDARARQEWVDKLRAVTEMYTRAIASSHPPLPPREHSANSNRNPVAKLEVLDAFANCQEQLRKVEKHNLALAQTIENSSLNLDPDLLVLKATAHTTLHILNQCLNILYQ; via the exons atgatgAATGTTCAAATAAGGCACCCTTACGAGGGTCTATTACATAAGTATACTAATGCCATGAAAGGATGGCAATATCGTTGGTTTATACTTAGACCAGAAACTGGAGAATTGCACTATTTTCTAAGCGAATCCGAACGAAATCAACGGCCACGATGTTCGATATATTTAGCTGGTGCAGTGATTGCGCCTAGTGATGAAGATTCTAATACCTTCACCGTTAATTCTGCTACAG GtgatatgataaaattaagaGCCACAGACGCCCGAGCTCGTCAAGAATGGGTTGACAAACTGCGAGCTGTTACAGAAATGTATACCAGAGCAATAGCTAGTAGTCATCCTCCTTTACCTCCAAGAGAACATTCTGCCAATTCCAATAGAAATCCAGTTGCCAAACTGGAAGTTTTAGATGCATTTGCCAATTGTCAGGAGCAAttaagaaaagtagaaaagcATAATCTTGCATTAGCCCAAACCATTGAGAACTCAAGTTTAAATTTAGATCCTGATTTGTTAGTACTTAAAGCAACTGCACATACTactttacatatattaaatcaatgcctcaatatattatatcagtaa